GGACATACGGATGGTGTTTTCAGCGTGGCATTCAGCCCGGATGGAAACACTCTCGAAAGTTGGAGTTTGGGCGACCCGATCCATCTGTGGGACGTTCACACGGGCAACTCCATCCGAACACTCACGGGACATACGACTGGGGGCGAAAGCGTGTCATTCAGTCCGGAGGGCAACATACTCGCAAGTTGGAGTTTGGAGGATGGCACAATCCGTTTGTGGGACGTTCAGACTGGCACACAGATACACACCCTCACAGGACATAAGGGTTTGGGCAAAAGCGTATCATTCAGTCCGGAGGGCAACATACTCGCAACTGGGAGTTCGGACGCTACCGTCCGTCTGTGGGACGTTCACACGGGCAACCCCATCCGAACCCTCACGGGGCATACGCATTGGGTCAATAGCGTGTCATTCAGTCCGGATGGAAACACTCTCGCAAGTGGAAGTTTGGATGGCACAATTTTGCTGTGGAGCCTTGCACCCGAACCCCCGCGCCTCGCTGGAAATGTCAATGACGATGATGAAGTCAACATCCAAGATCTCGTCGCCGTCGCAGCAGCACTCGGGCAAGTCGGTGAAAACGCTGCGGATGTCAACGGTGATGGTGTGGTCAACATCCAAGACCTCGTCGCCGTCGCAGCAGCACTGGGTGAGGTCGCAGCGGCACCTGCTATTGTTCATCAACAAGGGGCAGCTTACCTAACACAGGAAGAAGTGCAGCACTGGCTCACACAGGCACAACAAGCAAACCTCACAGATGCAACTTCCCTAAGAGGTATCCGCTTCCTGGAGCAGCTGCTCGCAGCATTCACGCCAAAAGAGACAGCACTCTTGCCGAACTATCCGAACCCCTTCAACCCAGAGACGTGGATACCGTATCAACTCTCCGAACCTACGGCTGTGACGCTGACCATCCACGACATCCAAGGGCGCGTCGTGCGGGATTTGGACTTAGGACATCAGCGTGCGGGGAT
This portion of the Candidatus Poribacteria bacterium genome encodes:
- a CDS encoding T9SS type A sorting domain-containing protein, producing GHTDGVFSVAFSPDGNTLESWSLGDPIHLWDVHTGNSIRTLTGHTTGGESVSFSPEGNILASWSLEDGTIRLWDVQTGTQIHTLTGHKGLGKSVSFSPEGNILATGSSDATVRLWDVHTGNPIRTLTGHTHWVNSVSFSPDGNTLASGSLDGTILLWSLAPEPPRLAGNVNDDDEVNIQDLVAVAAALGQVGENAADVNGDGVVNIQDLVAVAAALGEVAAAPAIVHQQGAAYLTQEEVQHWLTQAQQANLTDATSLRGIRFLEQLLAAFTPKETALLPNYPNPFNPETWIPYQLSEPTAVTLTIHDIQGRVVRDLDLGHQRAGMYHTRSRAAYWDGRNAQGEPVASGVYFYTLKADDFSATRKLLIRK